A single Curtobacterium sp. MCJR17_020 DNA region contains:
- a CDS encoding RDD family protein: MSKPRTPRDLADARFSLALDETADELVVGEAVALDVQPAGLVLRLASALLDGVCLLVLYLLLVFGVSRLWPSGLDEAWGAALSIALFVAVLVLVPAAVETVTRGRSVGRYAVGTRVVRVDGGAIGFRHAFTRALVGLFELWMTFGSVALLVALFGSRPRRLGDLLAGTVVQHERLPKQRDPQVVLPPELTAWATVADVSALPQRLENRLGAFFRGAAVMRPELRESAARALAADVAPFAHPVPPVPAEVFLAGVVVLRRGRDVQALRSRVGLLTAAGASASARPPGFPR, from the coding sequence ATGTCGAAGCCCCGCACGCCGCGCGACCTCGCCGACGCCCGGTTCTCGCTCGCCCTGGACGAGACCGCCGACGAGCTCGTGGTGGGCGAGGCGGTCGCGCTCGACGTGCAGCCGGCCGGACTCGTCCTGCGGTTGGCGTCGGCGCTCCTCGACGGGGTGTGCCTGCTCGTCCTGTACCTGCTGCTGGTGTTCGGGGTGTCCCGGCTGTGGCCGAGCGGCCTCGACGAGGCGTGGGGCGCCGCACTGAGCATCGCCCTGTTCGTCGCCGTGCTCGTGCTGGTGCCGGCCGCCGTCGAGACCGTGACCCGGGGCCGCAGCGTCGGCCGGTACGCCGTCGGCACGCGGGTCGTCCGGGTCGACGGCGGTGCGATCGGGTTCCGGCACGCCTTCACCCGCGCGCTCGTCGGGCTGTTCGAGTTGTGGATGACGTTCGGGTCGGTGGCGCTGCTCGTGGCGTTGTTCGGCAGTCGTCCGCGGCGCCTCGGGGACCTGCTCGCCGGCACCGTGGTGCAGCACGAGCGGCTGCCGAAGCAGCGCGACCCCCAGGTGGTGCTGCCACCCGAGCTGACGGCCTGGGCCACGGTCGCGGACGTCTCGGCGCTACCGCAGCGGCTCGAGAACCGGCTCGGCGCGTTCTTCCGCGGAGCAGCCGTGATGCGCCCCGAACTCCGCGAGTCCGCCGCCCGTGCGCTGGCCGCGGATGTCGCACCCTTCGCCCACCCGGTGCCGCCGGTGCCCGCTGAGGTGTTCCTCGCCGGGGTCGTCGTGCTGCGCCGTGGGCGGGACGTGCAGGCGCTGCGCTCCCGCGTCGGGTTGCTCACCGCGGCTGGCGCGTCGGCATCGGCGCGCCCCCCGGGCTTCCCGCGGTAG
- the ahcY gene encoding adenosylhomocysteinase produces MPTEAQTAAPYRVADLSLAEAGRHQIRLAENEMPGLMALREEFGASQPLAGARIAGSLHMTVQTAVLIETLVALGAQVRWASCNIFSTQDEAAAAIAVGPTGTPDAPAGVPVFAWKGETLEEYWWCTSRIFDWTAEAAAVGADWAGPNLILDDGGDATMLVHTGADAEAAGAAPVAGADASAEWKIVLDTVAASLETSSDRWTRIAADIEGVTEETTTGVHRLYELSRNGQLRFPAINVNDSVTKSKFDNKYGIRHSLPDGLNRATDVLMGGKVAFVVGYGDVGKGAAEALRGQGARVIVSEVDPICALQAAMDGYQVARLADVIETVDMVITCTGNLGVVGVDEMLGLKHLAIVANVGHFDNEIDMAGLESLPGVEKVEIKPQVHEWRLPTGRSILVLSEGRLMNLGNATGHPSFVMSNSFTNQVLAQIELHTRRDEYPTGVYVLPKHLDEKVARLHLGALGVELTTLRPEQAAYIGVPVEGPFKPEHYRY; encoded by the coding sequence ATGCCCACCGAAGCCCAGACCGCAGCCCCGTACCGCGTCGCCGACCTCTCGCTCGCCGAGGCGGGCCGTCACCAGATCCGCCTCGCAGAGAACGAGATGCCGGGCCTGATGGCCCTGCGCGAGGAGTTCGGTGCGTCGCAGCCGCTGGCCGGCGCGCGCATCGCCGGGTCGCTGCACATGACGGTGCAGACGGCCGTCCTGATCGAGACGCTCGTCGCCCTCGGTGCGCAGGTGCGGTGGGCGAGCTGCAACATCTTCTCCACGCAGGACGAAGCCGCGGCAGCGATCGCGGTCGGCCCGACCGGCACGCCGGACGCGCCTGCCGGCGTCCCCGTGTTCGCGTGGAAGGGCGAGACGCTCGAGGAGTACTGGTGGTGCACCAGCCGCATCTTCGACTGGACCGCCGAGGCCGCTGCCGTCGGAGCCGACTGGGCCGGTCCGAACCTGATCCTGGACGACGGCGGTGACGCCACCATGCTCGTGCACACCGGAGCCGACGCCGAAGCCGCTGGTGCTGCGCCGGTCGCCGGCGCCGACGCGAGTGCCGAGTGGAAGATCGTGCTCGACACCGTCGCGGCGTCGCTCGAGACGTCGTCCGACCGCTGGACGCGCATCGCCGCGGACATCGAGGGTGTCACCGAGGAGACCACCACGGGCGTGCACCGCCTGTACGAGCTGTCGCGGAACGGACAGCTGCGGTTCCCCGCGATCAACGTGAACGACTCCGTGACGAAGTCGAAGTTCGACAACAAGTACGGCATCCGCCACTCCCTGCCCGACGGCCTGAACCGTGCGACCGACGTCCTGATGGGCGGCAAGGTCGCGTTCGTGGTCGGTTACGGCGACGTCGGCAAGGGTGCGGCGGAGGCACTGCGCGGCCAGGGCGCCCGCGTCATCGTCAGCGAGGTCGACCCGATCTGCGCGCTGCAGGCCGCGATGGACGGCTACCAGGTGGCCCGTCTGGCCGACGTCATCGAGACCGTCGACATGGTCATCACCTGCACGGGCAACCTCGGCGTCGTGGGCGTCGACGAGATGCTCGGGCTGAAGCACCTGGCGATCGTCGCCAACGTCGGCCACTTCGACAACGAGATCGACATGGCCGGCCTCGAGTCGCTGCCCGGTGTGGAGAAGGTCGAGATCAAGCCGCAGGTGCACGAGTGGCGCCTGCCGACCGGCCGCTCGATCCTGGTGCTGTCCGAGGGGCGGCTGATGAACCTCGGCAACGCAACCGGCCACCCGTCGTTCGTGATGAGCAACTCGTTCACGAACCAGGTCCTGGCACAGATCGAGCTGCACACCCGTCGTGACGAGTACCCGACCGGGGTCTACGTGCTGCCGAAGCACCTGGACGAGAAGGTCGCGCGCCTGCACCTCGGCGCCCTCGGGGTGGAGTTGACGACGCTGCGCCCGGAGCAGGCGGCGTACATCGGCGTGCCGGTCGAGGGCCCCTTCAAGCCCGAGCACTACCGGTACTGA
- a CDS encoding DUF3499 family protein, with protein MDVRICSKVACAASASATLTYDYGDSMVVVGPLSTRVEPHGYDLCARHAAGLRVPRGWQVVRREPLQRETD; from the coding sequence ATGGACGTGAGGATCTGCAGCAAGGTCGCGTGCGCCGCGAGCGCTTCGGCGACCCTGACCTACGACTACGGGGACTCCATGGTCGTCGTCGGCCCGCTCTCCACGCGGGTCGAACCGCACGGCTACGACCTCTGCGCCCGGCACGCGGCCGGCCTGCGCGTCCCGCGCGGCTGGCAGGTGGTGCGGCGCGAGCCGCTGCAGCGCGAGACCGACTGA
- a CDS encoding metallopeptidase family protein produces MRRKPRLVTPVDRGRGRSRHGRGGRSSVTGPELAPITTRAEAFDRIVGDSAHYLIGLWPDELAGVVFQVADMPTDATLPDAMPRWRIDRDTRRVTVFRIPVERVNRSPEKDDADRRIIIETAVFRAVGELIGKDPWDLAPDRYRHW; encoded by the coding sequence ATGCGTCGCAAGCCCCGCCTCGTCACTCCCGTCGACCGCGGTCGAGGCCGGTCCCGGCACGGACGCGGCGGGCGGTCGAGCGTGACCGGTCCCGAGCTCGCGCCGATCACCACCCGCGCCGAGGCCTTCGACCGCATCGTCGGCGACAGCGCCCACTACCTGATCGGGCTCTGGCCCGACGAATTGGCGGGCGTGGTGTTCCAGGTGGCGGACATGCCGACCGACGCCACCCTGCCCGACGCGATGCCCCGCTGGCGCATCGACCGCGACACCCGCAGGGTCACCGTGTTCCGGATCCCCGTCGAGCGGGTGAACCGCAGCCCCGAGAAGGACGACGCGGATCGGCGGATCATCATCGAGACGGCCGTGTTCCGCGCCGTCGGCGAGCTGATCGGCAAGGACCCGTGGGACCTGGCGCCGGACCGCTACCGCCACTGGTGA
- a CDS encoding DUF5719 family protein yields MSTTTRSVRRWVVRGTATAIAVVVAAGAVTAAHAYGTAAEPGRPAGRTVTPVPADAERVCAGSALRLSDDSGNDATQASTVGSATVATATTGSTVERTSLDPSSTGGSDPRLLTAPAGDTTPQVAGSSYQSVSSGDLVGAGAASCDDPSQSTWLVGGSTETGRTSLVTLSNPTDVNATVDLVIYDGTGTVSAPGTTGIVVAPNTQKVVPLSGFVSDQGSTVVHVSSSGGQIVAHMQETVVRTLTPGGYDIVSGGAAPSRSQVIPGVVLAGAQEAQRGDDTADAAPVVRLFVPGTESARVTLGISTADGGGTTVNATAEPGVVTDVALDDFPDGRYSFTVTSTQPVVAGARTTSPTADGNSDLGWFASAEPLGDQVITAVAPGEGVRMNFVNPTREDRAITIRSGDEKRTIQVLSGATATMPVQTAKQLSIAGAEGVVVGVTYRGDDGIAGFPVRPSTQVSTPVRVYP; encoded by the coding sequence ATGAGCACCACCACCCGCTCCGTCCGACGCTGGGTCGTCCGCGGCACCGCGACCGCGATCGCCGTCGTCGTCGCTGCCGGCGCCGTCACGGCCGCGCACGCCTACGGCACCGCGGCCGAACCGGGTCGCCCGGCCGGCCGGACCGTCACCCCGGTGCCCGCCGACGCCGAGCGCGTCTGCGCCGGCAGCGCCCTGCGGCTGTCCGACGACTCCGGCAACGACGCCACCCAGGCGAGCACCGTCGGTTCGGCGACCGTGGCCACGGCGACGACCGGTTCGACCGTCGAGCGGACCTCGCTCGACCCGTCGTCCACCGGTGGCAGCGACCCGCGCCTGCTCACCGCCCCCGCGGGCGACACGACACCGCAGGTCGCGGGCAGCAGCTACCAGAGCGTCTCCAGCGGCGACCTGGTCGGTGCCGGCGCGGCGTCGTGCGACGACCCCTCGCAGTCGACCTGGCTCGTCGGCGGCTCGACCGAGACCGGGCGCACCAGCCTCGTCACCCTGTCGAACCCCACCGACGTGAACGCGACCGTCGACCTGGTGATCTACGACGGCACCGGCACGGTCAGCGCCCCCGGCACGACCGGCATCGTCGTCGCCCCGAACACCCAGAAGGTCGTCCCGCTGTCCGGCTTCGTGTCCGACCAGGGATCCACCGTCGTGCACGTGTCGTCCTCGGGCGGGCAGATCGTCGCCCACATGCAGGAGACCGTCGTCCGCACGCTGACCCCCGGTGGCTACGACATCGTCTCCGGCGGCGCCGCCCCCTCGCGGTCGCAGGTCATCCCCGGCGTCGTGCTCGCCGGCGCACAGGAGGCACAGCGCGGTGACGACACGGCGGACGCCGCCCCCGTCGTCCGGCTGTTCGTCCCCGGCACCGAGTCGGCACGCGTCACGCTCGGCATCAGCACGGCGGACGGCGGCGGCACGACCGTGAACGCCACCGCCGAGCCCGGCGTCGTGACCGACGTCGCGCTCGACGACTTCCCGGACGGCCGGTACTCGTTCACCGTCACGTCGACGCAGCCCGTCGTCGCCGGTGCCCGCACGACCTCACCGACGGCTGACGGCAACAGCGACCTCGGCTGGTTCGCCTCGGCCGAGCCCCTGGGCGACCAGGTCATCACCGCGGTGGCACCGGGGGAGGGCGTCCGGATGAACTTCGTGAACCCGACGCGCGAGGACCGTGCGATCACGATCCGCTCCGGCGACGAGAAGCGCACCATCCAGGTGCTGTCCGGCGCGACCGCGACCATGCCGGTGCAGACCGCGAAGCAGCTCTCGATCGCCGGTGCCGAAGGGGTCGTGGTGGGCGTGACCTACCGCGGGGACGACGGCATCGCCGGGTTCCCGGTCCGGCCGTCCACCCAGGTGTCCACGCCGGTGCGCGTCTACCCCTGA
- a CDS encoding glycosyltransferase family 2 protein, whose product MQPRVTAILVAANGAAHLDRTLDALAAQTRHPENLVVVDVGSTDGSTAGLSFGGSAELLRLPAGRPFGEAVARGEREAPPAVVDEPVDEWLWLLGHDNAPSPTALADLLSAVEIAPSVVVAGPKLVADDDPSLIRAFGESMTRFGRSIGLVQDELDQGQHDRHTDVLGVAAGGMLVRRSVWTELAGFDPALPDVDAALDFCVRVRLAGHRVAVVPEAKVTTAGPIEEFGRKRVSEARRVRMHRQAQLHRRMTYAPGGLLWLHWLTLVPFALGRAIGHLVAKHPAAVVPELAAAFAVAFGGGTGRARRNLARTKKLGWAAVEPLRVSWRRVHEHRTTSRDVELARVEDAPIARASFLGDGGIWVVLAAAVLSVVTLYPLLGSPALTGGGLLPLSTSVGQLWQNVGYGWHSLGTGFTGPSDPFAAVLAVLGSIVFWSPSTSVVLVMLVAFPVSALGAWFAVRKVTTRKWVPVIGAALYAIAPSLVGAVTTGHLGAVIAHLVLPWLFVAVLEAHRSWAWASGASLLFAVVAASAPSLLPVLLIGWLVALVVGWRRAHRRAFIPVPTAVLFLPLVLAQVARGNLLAVFADPGVPSATRAPSALQLAIGQPLPDWSGWLPATSGLAAVGTWLPIVMAVLAVPIAAAAIGAMLGHRWAVAGSALVVALLGFGTAFAATHVTVTGVGSTTTIVWPGSGLSVYWLAIVVAACIGIDVLPKAAPVTGLVATVLAGVAVAPAFAAFYLGNAAIQPTTGRVLSAYVNAEAQANPDVGTLVVVPQDDGSLAVALERGQGATLDDQSTLDATALRLSESGARLTTLAGNLASRSGYDPRPALQELGISFVLLDDAGDDPEAQTVHDRAAGTIGQNALFTSIGETTNGQLFHYEGDVDRTATGSAAARATHVLYLVVLGVVFGAAALLAVPTAPRRRRATSNVIEAEEPATTFDEERDE is encoded by the coding sequence ATGCAGCCCAGAGTCACCGCGATCCTCGTCGCCGCCAACGGAGCGGCCCACCTCGACCGGACCCTGGACGCACTCGCGGCCCAGACCCGCCACCCCGAGAACCTGGTGGTCGTCGACGTCGGATCGACCGACGGCTCCACCGCCGGCCTGTCCTTCGGCGGGTCCGCCGAGCTCCTGCGCCTGCCGGCCGGACGCCCCTTCGGTGAGGCCGTCGCCCGCGGGGAGCGCGAGGCCCCGCCCGCCGTCGTGGACGAGCCCGTCGACGAGTGGCTGTGGCTGCTCGGGCACGACAACGCACCGTCGCCGACCGCGCTCGCCGACCTGCTCTCCGCCGTCGAGATCGCGCCGTCCGTGGTCGTGGCGGGTCCGAAGCTCGTCGCCGACGACGACCCCTCGCTCATCCGCGCGTTCGGCGAGAGCATGACGCGCTTCGGCCGATCGATCGGTCTCGTGCAGGACGAGCTCGACCAGGGTCAGCACGACCGGCACACCGACGTGCTCGGCGTCGCCGCCGGCGGCATGCTCGTGCGCCGATCGGTGTGGACCGAGCTCGCCGGCTTCGACCCGGCGTTGCCCGACGTCGATGCCGCCCTCGACTTCTGCGTCCGGGTCCGCTTGGCCGGGCACCGCGTCGCCGTGGTCCCCGAGGCGAAGGTCACCACCGCCGGTCCGATCGAGGAGTTCGGCCGCAAGCGCGTCTCCGAGGCCCGCCGTGTCCGCATGCACCGGCAGGCGCAGCTGCACCGCCGGATGACCTACGCGCCGGGCGGACTGCTCTGGTTGCACTGGCTCACCCTCGTCCCCTTCGCACTCGGCCGGGCGATCGGCCACCTCGTCGCCAAGCACCCCGCGGCCGTCGTCCCCGAGCTCGCCGCGGCGTTCGCGGTGGCCTTCGGCGGCGGCACCGGTCGGGCGCGCAGGAACCTCGCCCGCACGAAGAAGCTCGGTTGGGCCGCCGTCGAACCGCTCCGGGTCAGCTGGCGTCGGGTGCACGAGCACCGCACCACCTCGCGCGACGTCGAACTCGCCCGGGTCGAGGACGCCCCGATCGCGCGGGCGTCGTTCCTCGGCGACGGTGGGATCTGGGTCGTGCTGGCCGCGGCCGTCCTGAGCGTCGTCACGCTCTACCCCCTGCTCGGCTCACCGGCGTTGACCGGCGGTGGCCTGCTGCCCCTCAGCACGAGCGTCGGGCAGCTCTGGCAGAACGTCGGGTACGGCTGGCACTCGCTCGGCACCGGGTTCACCGGTCCGTCCGACCCGTTCGCCGCCGTGCTGGCGGTCCTCGGTTCGATCGTGTTCTGGTCGCCCTCGACGTCCGTCGTGCTCGTGATGCTCGTCGCGTTCCCGGTCTCCGCCCTCGGCGCCTGGTTCGCGGTCCGCAAGGTGACGACCCGCAAGTGGGTGCCGGTGATCGGTGCGGCGCTGTACGCCATCGCGCCCTCGCTCGTCGGCGCGGTCACGACGGGCCACCTCGGCGCCGTCATCGCGCACCTGGTGCTGCCGTGGTTGTTCGTCGCCGTGCTCGAGGCGCACCGCTCGTGGGCCTGGGCCTCGGGTGCCTCGCTGCTGTTCGCGGTCGTGGCGGCCTCGGCGCCGTCGTTGCTGCCGGTCCTGCTGATCGGGTGGCTCGTCGCGCTCGTCGTCGGGTGGCGCCGTGCACACCGTCGGGCCTTCATCCCGGTGCCGACCGCGGTGCTCTTCCTGCCGCTCGTCCTCGCCCAGGTCGCGCGCGGCAACCTCCTCGCCGTCTTCGCGGACCCCGGCGTCCCGTCCGCCACGCGTGCGCCGTCCGCGCTGCAGCTGGCCATCGGCCAGCCGCTGCCGGACTGGAGCGGGTGGCTGCCCGCCACGTCCGGGCTCGCCGCCGTCGGCACGTGGCTGCCGATCGTGATGGCCGTCCTGGCCGTCCCGATCGCCGCCGCTGCGATCGGCGCGATGCTCGGACACCGCTGGGCCGTCGCCGGCTCGGCGCTCGTCGTCGCACTGCTGGGCTTCGGCACCGCGTTCGCCGCCACCCACGTGACCGTCACCGGCGTCGGGTCGACCACCACCATCGTGTGGCCGGGCAGCGGGCTGTCGGTGTACTGGCTCGCGATCGTGGTCGCTGCCTGCATCGGGATCGACGTGCTGCCCAAGGCCGCACCGGTCACGGGACTCGTCGCGACGGTGCTCGCCGGTGTGGCGGTGGCCCCCGCCTTCGCCGCGTTCTACCTCGGCAACGCCGCGATCCAGCCGACCACCGGCCGGGTGCTCAGCGCGTACGTGAACGCCGAGGCGCAGGCGAACCCCGACGTCGGCACGCTCGTCGTGGTGCCGCAGGACGACGGGTCGCTCGCAGTCGCGCTCGAACGCGGCCAGGGTGCCACCCTCGACGACCAGTCGACCCTCGACGCGACCGCCCTGCGGTTGAGCGAGTCCGGCGCCCGGCTCACGACGCTCGCCGGCAACCTGGCGAGCCGCAGCGGCTACGACCCCCGGCCGGCGCTGCAGGAACTCGGCATCAGCTTCGTCCTGCTCGACGACGCCGGTGACGACCCCGAGGCGCAGACCGTGCACGACCGGGCCGCGGGCACGATCGGGCAGAACGCGCTCTTCACGAGCATCGGTGAGACCACGAACGGCCAGCTGTTCCACTACGAGGGCGACGTCGACCGGACCGCCACCGGGTCCGCCGCCGCCCGTGCGACGCACGTCCTGTACCTGGTCGTGCTCGGCGTGGTGTTCGGGGCGGCCGCCCTGCTCGCCGTGCCGACGGCCCCGCGCCGTCGCCGCGCCACCTCGAACGTCATCGAGGCCGAGGAACCCGCGACCACCTTCGACGAGGAGCGCGACGAATGA
- a CDS encoding WhiB family transcriptional regulator, with translation MNGSDFHAGVPEDWHVDPVALGVPGVRRPETDDEENPLAWQVDSLCAQTDPEAFFPEKGGSTREAKKICTSCEVRAQCLEYALENDERFGIWGGLSERERRKLRKRA, from the coding sequence GTGAACGGTTCCGACTTCCACGCCGGAGTTCCGGAGGACTGGCACGTCGACCCCGTGGCGCTCGGCGTCCCGGGTGTTCGACGGCCGGAGACGGACGACGAGGAGAACCCGCTCGCGTGGCAGGTCGACTCGCTGTGCGCACAGACCGACCCGGAGGCGTTCTTCCCCGAGAAGGGCGGCTCCACGCGCGAAGCGAAGAAGATCTGCACGTCGTGCGAGGTCCGGGCGCAGTGCCTCGAGTACGCGCTCGAGAACGACGAACGCTTCGGCATCTGGGGCGGCCTGTCCGAGCGCGAGCGTCGCAAGTTGCGCAAGCGGGCGTAG
- the galE gene encoding UDP-glucose 4-epimerase GalE, which produces MSWLVTGGAGYIGSHVVRALRSAGIDTVAFDDLSSGFRAFVPDDVPFVEGTILDGELVARTLREHDVTGVVHVAGFKYAGVSVERPLHTYEQNVTGMATLLRAMAENGVTKAVFSSSAAVYGTPDVDVVVESTPKAPESPYGESKLIGEWLLRDMEVAAGFTTTSLRYFNVVGSGEPDLYDASPHNLFPLVFDALLAGRTPRINGDDYATEDGTCVRDYIHVADLAHSHAVAAQKLEAGEPLEQAYNLGSGDGVSVRQIMDAMAKGTGIAFDPEIAPRRPGDPARIVATGEAATRDLDWAMRHTLDEMVTSAWEARRSAS; this is translated from the coding sequence ATGAGTTGGCTGGTCACCGGCGGTGCCGGGTACATCGGGTCCCACGTCGTCCGAGCACTGCGCTCGGCCGGCATCGACACGGTCGCGTTCGACGACCTCTCGAGCGGCTTCCGCGCGTTCGTGCCGGACGACGTGCCGTTCGTCGAGGGCACGATCCTGGACGGCGAGCTGGTCGCCCGCACCCTGCGCGAGCACGACGTCACCGGCGTGGTGCACGTCGCGGGCTTCAAGTACGCCGGTGTCTCGGTCGAGCGTCCGCTGCACACCTACGAGCAGAACGTCACCGGCATGGCGACGCTGCTCCGTGCGATGGCCGAGAACGGCGTCACGAAGGCCGTCTTCTCGTCGAGCGCCGCGGTGTACGGCACCCCGGACGTCGACGTCGTCGTGGAGTCGACCCCGAAGGCACCGGAGTCCCCGTACGGCGAGTCGAAGCTCATCGGCGAGTGGCTGCTGCGCGACATGGAGGTCGCAGCGGGCTTCACGACGACCTCGCTCCGCTACTTCAACGTCGTCGGGTCCGGCGAACCCGACCTGTACGACGCCAGCCCGCACAACCTGTTCCCGCTCGTGTTCGACGCCCTGTTGGCCGGCCGCACGCCGCGCATCAACGGCGACGACTACGCCACCGAGGACGGCACCTGCGTCCGTGACTACATCCACGTCGCCGACCTCGCGCACTCGCACGCCGTCGCGGCCCAGAAGCTCGAGGCGGGGGAGCCGCTCGAGCAGGCGTACAACCTCGGCAGCGGCGACGGGGTGAGCGTCCGGCAGATCATGGACGCCATGGCGAAGGGCACCGGGATCGCCTTCGACCCCGAGATCGCGCCGCGCCGCCCCGGTGACCCGGCGCGCATCGTGGCCACCGGCGAGGCCGCCACGCGCGACCTCGACTGGGCGATGCGCCACACCCTGGACGAGATGGTCACGAGTGCGTGGGAGGCCCGCCGCAGCGCCTCGTAG
- the manA gene encoding mannose-6-phosphate isomerase, class I, with the protein MFLGITNTPRDYAWGSVTAIPELLGRTVTGAPQAELWLGAHPGSPSVVVNPAMVGGADTLLDWIAAEPQDALGGDRAGLPFLLKVLAAAAPLSLQAHPTPEQAEAGFAREEREGIAIDDPARNYKDPFPKPELVVALSERFEALSGFRPVEETLAEVRVLDAGSGRLGPLEAHLQHGLEDTVRWLETADDSALAVVQAASDLAVALDDDLLTPNTATVRDLATSWPGDPGIVVSLLMHRVTLTAGQAMYLPAGNIHAYLDGLGIELMAPSDNVLRGGLTPKHVDVPELLHVLDFTAYPAPVLEPERLAPGVDRFAPEGVGFALLRVDGDGRPVGLSTGGVAPLAGPSIAICTEGVVTLVGATSATLLRKGESCFITPDEGDVTVEADSSNGVTSTVFIATGR; encoded by the coding sequence ATGTTCCTCGGCATCACGAACACCCCCCGCGACTACGCCTGGGGCTCGGTCACCGCGATCCCGGAGCTCCTCGGTCGCACCGTCACCGGCGCCCCGCAGGCAGAGCTCTGGCTCGGCGCCCACCCGGGCAGCCCGAGCGTGGTCGTCAACCCGGCGATGGTCGGCGGTGCCGACACGCTGCTCGACTGGATCGCCGCCGAGCCGCAGGACGCCCTCGGCGGCGACCGCGCAGGCCTGCCGTTCCTGTTGAAGGTGCTCGCAGCGGCGGCGCCCCTGTCGCTGCAGGCGCACCCGACGCCGGAGCAGGCCGAGGCCGGCTTCGCGCGCGAGGAACGCGAGGGCATCGCGATCGACGACCCGGCGCGCAACTACAAGGACCCGTTCCCGAAGCCCGAGCTCGTCGTCGCCCTGAGCGAGCGGTTCGAGGCCCTGAGCGGTTTCCGCCCGGTCGAGGAGACCCTGGCCGAGGTCCGCGTGCTCGACGCCGGCAGCGGTCGGCTCGGCCCGCTCGAGGCGCACCTGCAGCACGGCCTCGAGGACACCGTGCGGTGGCTCGAGACGGCCGACGACTCCGCGCTCGCCGTCGTGCAGGCCGCGAGCGACCTCGCCGTCGCCCTCGACGACGACCTGCTGACCCCGAACACGGCGACGGTCCGCGACCTGGCGACGAGCTGGCCGGGCGACCCCGGCATCGTCGTCTCCCTGCTCATGCACCGGGTGACGCTCACCGCGGGACAGGCGATGTACCTGCCCGCCGGCAACATCCACGCGTACCTGGACGGCCTCGGCATCGAGCTCATGGCACCGTCCGACAACGTGCTGCGCGGGGGACTGACACCGAAGCACGTCGACGTCCCCGAACTCCTGCACGTGCTCGACTTCACGGCCTACCCGGCACCGGTCCTCGAGCCGGAGCGCCTGGCCCCCGGCGTGGACCGCTTCGCACCAGAGGGCGTCGGCTTCGCGCTGCTGCGGGTCGACGGCGACGGACGACCGGTCGGGCTGAGCACCGGCGGGGTGGCTCCGCTGGCCGGCCCGTCGATCGCGATCTGCACCGAGGGCGTCGTGACGCTCGTCGGCGCGACGTCCGCCACGTTGCTCCGCAAGGGCGAGTCCTGCTTCATCACACCGGACGAGGGCGACGTCACGGTCGAGGCCGACTCGTCGAACGGCGTGACGTCCACGGTCTTCATCGCGACCGGCCGGTAG